From the Octadecabacter antarcticus 307 genome, one window contains:
- a CDS encoding thiol-disulfide oxidoreductase DCC family protein — MENSTKTSVLYNANCPVCNFEIGHYAHYAGKAGLPIRFDDLNTDARNQWGLDADTAARRLYVLHDGVLTSGIPAFLVLWAQMPRYRLLGRIVGLPGIRQMAGAAYDYALAPLIYRWHLRRLPKQRVST; from the coding sequence ATGGAAAATAGCACCAAAACATCTGTTCTCTACAACGCCAATTGCCCGGTCTGTAACTTTGAAATCGGGCATTACGCGCACTATGCGGGCAAGGCAGGTCTGCCGATCAGGTTTGATGATCTGAACACGGACGCGCGCAACCAATGGGGTTTGGATGCCGATACAGCGGCGCGCAGGCTCTATGTGCTGCATGACGGGGTGCTGACGTCGGGCATTCCGGCGTTTCTAGTGCTCTGGGCGCAGATGCCACGCTACCGTCTGCTGGGCCGGATCGTTGGCTTGCCGGGGATCAGGCAGATGGCGGGTGCGGCTTACGACTATGCCCTGGCCCCGTTGATTTACCGCTGGCACCTGCGCAGGTTGCCCAAGCAGCGCGTCTCCACCTGA
- a CDS encoding FAD-binding domain-containing protein — translation MTDWTPNRAAGDAILKAFIPRMGRRYANGRNTDHGAGGHKAVSVLSPYIRRRLVLEQDAVAAALAAHGPVDAEKFVQEVIWRGYFKGWLERRPQVWASYVTELEADLSALDRDRRLRRDVDRAMNGQTGIECFDARAMELVDTGYLHNHARMWFASIWIFTLGLPWRLGADFFYRHLLDGDAASNTLGWRWAAGLHTRGKPYPADAQNIATFTAGRFTPRRSDLAEVTQGLEATEPDGLPSVQPLRDVTAPGTGLPTALLITDEDCRLEDFNLARFDIRSVATLSASHLRSPLPVSGLVTEFEAGALADAARRISAEPLHLHAGDPEALAKWASGAGATQIATPYITQGPLHDWLEQAAPSLARAGITLCEWRRDWDAAIWPHATAGFFKVRKNIPRILEQVLPA, via the coding sequence ATGACAGACTGGACCCCCAACCGCGCCGCCGGCGATGCAATCCTGAAAGCCTTCATCCCCCGCATGGGCCGCCGCTATGCCAATGGCCGCAACACCGACCACGGCGCAGGCGGGCATAAGGCGGTGTCGGTCCTGTCGCCCTATATCCGGCGCAGGCTGGTACTGGAACAGGATGCCGTGGCGGCTGCGCTGGCGGCGCATGGCCCCGTCGATGCCGAGAAATTCGTGCAGGAGGTCATCTGGCGCGGCTATTTCAAAGGCTGGCTGGAACGCCGCCCGCAGGTCTGGGCCAGCTATGTCACGGAGCTGGAGGCTGATCTGTCAGCCCTTGACCGCGACCGCCGCCTGCGCCGGGATGTAGACCGGGCGATGAATGGTCAAACGGGGATTGAATGCTTTGATGCACGGGCGATGGAACTGGTCGATACCGGTTATTTGCACAACCACGCGCGGATGTGGTTTGCGTCGATCTGGATATTCACGCTTGGCCTGCCATGGCGGTTGGGCGCGGATTTCTTTTACCGGCATCTGCTGGACGGCGATGCGGCGTCCAACACGCTGGGCTGGCGTTGGGCGGCGGGCCTGCACACGCGGGGCAAACCCTATCCGGCGGATGCGCAGAACATTGCGACATTTACGGCCGGGCGGTTCACCCCGCGCCGGTCTGATCTGGCAGAAGTGACCCAAGGGCTGGAGGCGACAGAACCCGATGGCCTGCCTTCGGTGCAGCCCTTGCGGGATGTGACAGCCCCGGGCACTGGCCTGCCTACAGCCCTACTGATCACCGATGAGGATTGCCGCCTTGAGGATTTCAACCTCGCGCGCTTTGATATCCGCAGCGTTGCCACGCTGAGTGCCAGCCATCTGCGGTCCCCCCTGCCCGTCTCAGGCTTGGTCACTGAGTTTGAAGCAGGCGCTCTCGCGGATGCCGCCCGACGCATCAGTGCGGAGCCTTTGCACTTGCACGCGGGCGACCCCGAAGCCCTTGCCAAATGGGCCAGCGGCGCGGGTGCCACACAGATTGCCACGCCTTATATTACCCAAGGCCCGCTACATGATTGGCTGGAACAGGCGGCCCCATCGCTTGCGCGCGCAGGCATCACCCTGTGCGAATGGCGGCGTGATTGGGATGCTGCCATCTGGCCCCATGCCACTGCGGGGTTCTTCAAGGTCAGGAAGAACATCCCCCGCATCCTCGAACAGGTGCTGCCCGCATGA